A genomic window from Antedon mediterranea chromosome 4, ecAntMedi1.1, whole genome shotgun sequence includes:
- the LOC140046835 gene encoding serine/threonine-protein kinase haspin-like isoform X1 gives MALQKKKVVKTYGKKSQKTIVSDNWWVSPQPKASKVSNFSTNAFSESDQSNDSTQLEERNKSEVSVMKDESNTLQEVKELQNLFWAELEESRQTCAVLVPETPESKMKTHTFKKSARIQSTKTVDRNNKETAKDKENVYAGKKTKTTESSKIEEKAEHKEKLAAKKLRQKPMKDKEISSKKKNIKKNGRRVSIFHRNLPVLNLDEVQQCSPCEVLLSRLKLDDVTPTSSSPKVRLSQCDASIHENDFDNISGFIPGYLSPVKSLSPFRSNDGKIVSFMEKVLLHCGQSETRPFSSLFTKKELSNCRKIGEGVYGEVFTIERNGEMLAVKIIPIEGELIVNDEKQKTFEEILPEIVISKELSFLREQNSNGQTDHFNSNGQTDHFNSNGQTDHFIEVKGVHCCRGQFLPELLREWDAFDEKKGSENDRPDSYTDSQLFIVFMFANGGSDLEAFKFQNVLEKKCVLQQTIEALAVAEKVLQFEHRDLHWGNVLVKKLEDDEQDTTLPGHRLHVSIIDFTLSRLHKDECTLFFDLSTDESIFEGEGDYQFDIYRLMRDHNNNKWDQFNPYSNVLWLHYLTKKLIDEKKVVRSRKKVHIEALHQLKAFEQEVLKFKSAEDVFKSSNLFT, from the exons AAATAAGAGCGAAGTTTCTGTTATGAAAGATGAATCAAATACGCTTCAAGAGGTTAAAGAACTCCAAAATTTATTCTGGGCAGAGTTGGAAGAAAGTAGGCAAACATGTGCAGTTCTGGTCCCGGAGACGCCTGAATCAAAAATGAAAACACATACATTTAAG AAAAGTGCGAGAATCCAGAGCACAAAGACAGTGGATAGAAATAATAAAGAAACTGCAAAGGATAAAGAAAATGTATACGctggaaaaaaaaccaaaacaacaGAAAGTAGTAAAATAGAAGAAAAAGCAGAACATAAAGAAAAGTTGGCAGCCAAAAAATTAAGACAAAAACCAATGAAAGATAAAGAAATATCTTCTAAgaagaaaaacattaaaaagaaTGGTAGACGTGTTTCAATATTTCATAGGAATTTACCAGTTTTAAATCTGGACGAGGTTCAACAATGTAGCCCGTGTGAGGTGTTATTGTCAAGACTAAAACTGGATGATGTTACTCCGACTTCAAGTAGCCCTAAAGTGCGCCTGTCACAGTGTGATGCTAGCATCCATGAAAATGATTTTGACAACATCAGTGGTTTTATTCCTGGATACTTAAGTCCAGTA AAATCATTATCACCATTTAGAAGTAATGATGGCAAGATTGTATCATTTATGGAGAAAGTTCTTCTTCACTGCGGCCAATCAGAAACTCGCCCATTCTCaagtttatttacaaaaaaggaATTATCAAACTGTCGCAAAATAGGTGAAGGGGTTTATGGTGAAGTTTTCACGATAGAAAGAAATGGAGAAATGCTGGCAGTTAAG aTTATTCCCATCGAAGGTGAATTAATTGTGAATGATGAGAAACAGAAAACATTTGAAGAAATTTTACCTGAAATTGTTATTTCAAA AGAATTGAGTTTCTTACGTGAACAAAATAGCAACGGCCAAACTGACCATTTCAATAGCAACGGCCAAACTGACCATTTCAATAGCAACGGCCAAACTGACCATTTTATTGAGGTAAAAGGCGTTCATTGTTGCCGTGGTCAGTTCCTTCCGGAGCTCCTTAGGGAATGGGATGCGTTTGATGAAAAGAAGGGTTCCGAAAATGATCGACCAGACTCTTACACGGACTCGCAGTTAttcattgtttttatgtttGCAAATGGAGGCAGTGATTTAGAAGCATTTAAg TTTCAGAATGTATTAGAAAAGAAATGCGTCCTGCAGCAAACTATAGAGGCACTTGCAGTAGCCGAGAAAGTGTTACAATTTGAGCATCGTGATCTCCACTGGGGAAACGTACTTGTAAAAAAACTCGAGGATGATGAACAGGATACTACTTTGCCCGGGCACAGGCTTCATGTGTCCATCATAGATTTCACACTGTCAAGGTTACATAAAG ATGAATGTACATTGTTTTTCGACCTTTCCACTGATGAGAGTATCTTTGAGGGGGAAGGCGATTATCAGTTTGATATTTATAGACTTATGCGTGATCATAATAA taaCAAATGGGATCAATTCAACCCATACAGTAATGTGTTATGGTTACATTATTTAACAAAGAAACTGATTGATGAGAAGAAAGTAGTAAGAAGCCGCAAAAAAGTTCACATTGAAGCATTGCATCAGTTGAAAGCTTTTGAACAGGAAGTACTAAAGTTCAAATCGGCAGAAGATGTATTCAAATCAAGTAACTTGTTCACCTGA
- the LOC140046835 gene encoding serine/threonine-protein kinase haspin-like isoform X2, whose amino-acid sequence MALQKKKVVKTYGKKSQKTIVSDNWWVSPQPKASKVSNFSTNAFSESDQSNDSTQLEERNKSEVSVMKDESNTLQEVKELQNLFWAELEESRQTCAVLVPETPESKMKTHTFKKSARIQSTKTVDRNNKETAKDKENVYAGKKTKTTESSKIEEKAEHKEKLAAKKLRQKPMKDKEISSKKKNIKKNGRRVSIFHRNLPVLNLDEVQQCSPCEVLLSRLKLDDVTPTSSSPKVRLSQCDASIHENDFDNISGFIPGYLSPVKSLSPFRSNDGKIVSFMEKVLLHCGQSETRPFSSLFTKKELSNCRKIGEGVYGEVFTIERNGEMLAVKIIPIEGELIVNDEKQKTFEEILPEIVISKELSFLREQNSNGQTDHFIEVKGVHCCRGQFLPELLREWDAFDEKKGSENDRPDSYTDSQLFIVFMFANGGSDLEAFKFQNVLEKKCVLQQTIEALAVAEKVLQFEHRDLHWGNVLVKKLEDDEQDTTLPGHRLHVSIIDFTLSRLHKDECTLFFDLSTDESIFEGEGDYQFDIYRLMRDHNNNKWDQFNPYSNVLWLHYLTKKLIDEKKVVRSRKKVHIEALHQLKAFEQEVLKFKSAEDVFKSSNLFT is encoded by the exons AAATAAGAGCGAAGTTTCTGTTATGAAAGATGAATCAAATACGCTTCAAGAGGTTAAAGAACTCCAAAATTTATTCTGGGCAGAGTTGGAAGAAAGTAGGCAAACATGTGCAGTTCTGGTCCCGGAGACGCCTGAATCAAAAATGAAAACACATACATTTAAG AAAAGTGCGAGAATCCAGAGCACAAAGACAGTGGATAGAAATAATAAAGAAACTGCAAAGGATAAAGAAAATGTATACGctggaaaaaaaaccaaaacaacaGAAAGTAGTAAAATAGAAGAAAAAGCAGAACATAAAGAAAAGTTGGCAGCCAAAAAATTAAGACAAAAACCAATGAAAGATAAAGAAATATCTTCTAAgaagaaaaacattaaaaagaaTGGTAGACGTGTTTCAATATTTCATAGGAATTTACCAGTTTTAAATCTGGACGAGGTTCAACAATGTAGCCCGTGTGAGGTGTTATTGTCAAGACTAAAACTGGATGATGTTACTCCGACTTCAAGTAGCCCTAAAGTGCGCCTGTCACAGTGTGATGCTAGCATCCATGAAAATGATTTTGACAACATCAGTGGTTTTATTCCTGGATACTTAAGTCCAGTA AAATCATTATCACCATTTAGAAGTAATGATGGCAAGATTGTATCATTTATGGAGAAAGTTCTTCTTCACTGCGGCCAATCAGAAACTCGCCCATTCTCaagtttatttacaaaaaaggaATTATCAAACTGTCGCAAAATAGGTGAAGGGGTTTATGGTGAAGTTTTCACGATAGAAAGAAATGGAGAAATGCTGGCAGTTAAG aTTATTCCCATCGAAGGTGAATTAATTGTGAATGATGAGAAACAGAAAACATTTGAAGAAATTTTACCTGAAATTGTTATTTCAAA AGAATTGAGTTTCTTACGTGAACAAAATAGCAACGGCCAAACTGACCATTT TATTGAGGTAAAAGGCGTTCATTGTTGCCGTGGTCAGTTCCTTCCGGAGCTCCTTAGGGAATGGGATGCGTTTGATGAAAAGAAGGGTTCCGAAAATGATCGACCAGACTCTTACACGGACTCGCAGTTAttcattgtttttatgtttGCAAATGGAGGCAGTGATTTAGAAGCATTTAAg TTTCAGAATGTATTAGAAAAGAAATGCGTCCTGCAGCAAACTATAGAGGCACTTGCAGTAGCCGAGAAAGTGTTACAATTTGAGCATCGTGATCTCCACTGGGGAAACGTACTTGTAAAAAAACTCGAGGATGATGAACAGGATACTACTTTGCCCGGGCACAGGCTTCATGTGTCCATCATAGATTTCACACTGTCAAGGTTACATAAAG ATGAATGTACATTGTTTTTCGACCTTTCCACTGATGAGAGTATCTTTGAGGGGGAAGGCGATTATCAGTTTGATATTTATAGACTTATGCGTGATCATAATAA taaCAAATGGGATCAATTCAACCCATACAGTAATGTGTTATGGTTACATTATTTAACAAAGAAACTGATTGATGAGAAGAAAGTAGTAAGAAGCCGCAAAAAAGTTCACATTGAAGCATTGCATCAGTTGAAAGCTTTTGAACAGGAAGTACTAAAGTTCAAATCGGCAGAAGATGTATTCAAATCAAGTAACTTGTTCACCTGA